In Falco cherrug isolate bFalChe1 chromosome 21 unlocalized genomic scaffold, bFalChe1.pri SUPER_21_unloc_3, whole genome shotgun sequence, one DNA window encodes the following:
- the LOC129734826 gene encoding uncharacterized protein LOC129734826, with translation MWAAGHPHGIPILHRIPIRLHRIPIHPHRIPIHLHRIPVLHRILIHPHRIPILHRILVHPHRILILHRILIHPPGILIPHRILVPHRILHHSHRTQGAHRILNCPHRSSSPHRILIRCLLEIHCPPGSQVCLIQTHCPPGIQVYLIQIRCPPGIQVCLIQIRFPPGIQVCLIQIRCPPGIQVCLIQIRCPPGIQVCLIRTQFRPGIQVCLIQIRSPPGIQVCLIQTQFPPGIQVCLIQIHSPPGIQVCLIQTQFLPGIQVCLIQIHFQGIPYHILHRSWVHHRIHFPPYELGLPDPDPLP, from the exons ATGTGGGCTGCCGGACACCCCCATGGGATCCCGATCCTCCATAGGATCCCGATCCGCCTCCATAGGATCCCGATCCACCCCCATAGGATCCCGATCCACCTCCATAGGATCCCAGTCCTCCATAGGATCCTGATCCACCCCCATAGGATCCCGATCCTCCATAGGATCCTGGTCCACCCCCATAGGATCCTGATCCTCCATAGGATCCTGATCCACCCCCCTGGGATCCTGATCCCCCATAGGATCCTGGTCCCCCATAGGATCCTGCATCATTCCCATAGGACACAGGGAGCCCATAGGATCCTGAACTGTCCCCATAGGAGCTCAAGCCCCCATAGGATCCTGATCCGCTGCCTCCTTGAGATCCACTGCCCCCCTGGGAGCCAGGTCTGCCTGATCCAGACCCACTGCCCCCCTGGGATCCAGGTCTACCTGATCCAGATCCGCTGCCCCCCTGGGATCCAGGTCTGCCTGATCCAGATCCGCTTCCCCCCTGGGATCCAGGTCTGCCTGATCCAGATCCGCTGCCCCCCTGGGATCCAGGTCTGCCTGATCCAGATCCGCTGCCCCCCTGGGATCCAG GTCTGCCTGATCCGGACCCAATTCCGCCCTGGGATCCAGGTCTGCCTGATCCAGATCCGCTCCCCCCCTGGGATCCAGGTCTGCCTGATCCAGACCCAATTCCCCCCTGGGATCCAGGTCTGCCTGATCCAGATCCACTCCCCCCCTGGGATCCAGGTCTGCCTGATCCAGACCCAATTCCTCCCTGGGATCCAGGTCTGCCTGATCCAGATCCACTTCCAGGGGATCCCATACCATATCCTCCATAGGAGCTGGGTCCACCATAGGATCCACTTCCCCCCATATGAGCTGGGTCTCCCTGATCCAGATCCACTCCCGTAA